The Mobula birostris isolate sMobBir1 chromosome 6, sMobBir1.hap1, whole genome shotgun sequence genome has a window encoding:
- the LOC140198734 gene encoding gamma-crystallin S-1-like produces the protein MPDVSRVLGDVGQMSLLAGRPGVGHLSECKDSTVDLRLMTKIIFYENKNFQGWHYECSSDCADLSPYFSRCNSIRVESDWWVLYERPNYMGYQYVLSRGEYPDYQSWMGFNDIIRSCRSYPEYRGGSYRMRIYERPDFAGQMMEFMDDCSSVYDRFRYRDIHSCQVMEGYWIFYEHPNYRGRQYFLRPGEYRRYSDWGGYNSMIGSFRRMRDF, from the exons atgccggatgtcagTCGTGTATtaggagatgtaggacagatgtcgctgctggcgggacgaccggGGGTTGGACACCTTAGTGAATGCAAAG ACTCCACAGTAGATCTACGCCTGATGACCA AGATCATCTTCTACGAGAACAAGAACTTCCAGGGTTGGCACTATGAGTGCAGCTCCGACTGTGCTGACCTCTCCCCTTACTTCAGCCGCTGTAACTCCATCCGTGTcgagagtgactggtgggtgttgTACGAGAGACCCAACTACATGGGATACCAGTATGTCCTGAGCaggggagagtatcctgactaccAGAGCTGGATGGGATTCAATGACATAATCAGGTCCTGCCGCAGCTACCCAGAG TACCGAGGTGGAAGCTACAGGATGAGGATTTACGAGAGGCCTGACTTTGCAGGAcagatgatggaattcatggaCGACTGTTCCTCTGTCTACGATCGATTCCGTTACCGTGACATCCACTCCTGTCAGGTGATGGAAGGTTACTGGATCTTCTATGAACATCCCAACTACAGAGGTCGACAGTACTTCCTGAGACCCGGGGAATACAGAAGATACAGTGACTGGGGTGGCTACAACTCAATGATCGGGTCCTTCAGGCGCATGAGGGACTTCTAA
- the LOC140198735 gene encoding gamma-crystallin S-1-like, whose product MQQDQDNIQIIFYEDRNFQGRHYECSSDCADLSPYFSRCNSIRVESDWWVLYERPNYTGYQYVLSRGEYPEYQRWMGFNDCIKSCRSYPPYRGGTYRMRVYERPDFRGQMMEFMDDCPSVYDRFRYHDIHSCQVMDGYWIFYEHPNYRGRQYFLKPGEYRRYIDWGGCNSMIGSFRRMRDF is encoded by the exons ATGCAACAAGATCAAGATAATATTCAG ATCATCTTCTACGAGGACAGAAACTTCCAGGGTCGGCACTATGAGTGCAGCTCCGACTGTGCTGACCTCTCCCCTTACTTCAGCCGCTGTAACTCCATCCGTGTcgagagtgactggtgggtgttgTACGAGAGACCCAACTACACGGGATACCAGTATGTCCTGAGCAGGGGAGAGTATCCTGAATACCAGCGCTGGATGGGATTTAATGACTGTATCAAGTCCTGTCGCAGTTACCCACCT TATCGAGGAGGCACCTACAGGATGAGGGTTTACGAGAGGCCTGACTTTCGAGGgcagatgatggaattcatggaCGACTGTCCCTCTGTCTACGATCGTTTCCGTTACCATGACATCCACTCCTGtcaggtgatggatggttactGGATCTTCTATGAACATCCCAACTACAGAGGCCGACAGTACTTCCTGAAACCTGGGGAATACAGGAGATACATTGACTGGGGCGGCTGCAACTCAATGATCGGGTCCTTCAGGCGTATGAGGGACTTCTAG